The following are encoded in a window of uncultured Sphaerochaeta sp. genomic DNA:
- a CDS encoding DUF2200 domain-containing protein, translating into MAKHRIYSMSFGTIYPLYIAKVEKKGRTKAEVDEIISWLFGYDEASLKMVLDKGKSFEDFIEESPKKNPLRSLITGKVCGVQVETIEDPLMREIRYLDKLIDELAKGKPMEKILRSAPPT; encoded by the coding sequence ATGGCAAAACATCGCATATATTCGATGAGTTTTGGAACCATCTATCCTTTGTATATTGCAAAAGTTGAAAAGAAAGGACGCACCAAGGCTGAGGTTGATGAAATCATCAGTTGGCTGTTTGGGTATGATGAGGCATCCTTGAAAATGGTATTGGACAAAGGAAAAAGCTTCGAGGATTTTATTGAAGAGAGCCCCAAGAAAAATCCACTGAGAAGTTTGATAACTGGTAAAGTCTGTGGTGTGCAGGTTGAAACGATTGAGGATCCACTGATGCGAGAGATACGATACCTGGACAAACTCATCGATGAATTGGCCAAAGGAAAACCCATGGAGAAGATTCTTCGGAGTGCTCCTCCTACGTAA
- a CDS encoding copper-translocating P-type ATPase — MKHQMNHTEHHRMMIKDFRNRFYFSLALTLPILALTPLVQNAMGFKWTFPGADCVVFSLATILYIAGGWPFLSGMVEELKEKSPGMMTLIGMAITVAYGYSTAVTFGLSGTAFYWELATLIAIMLAGHWIEMSSVVGASAALEKLARLMPATAHKKEGETIQDVPTQQIQNGDFLVVKPGEKIPADGHITEGESYVNESMITGESRPVHRKEGDKLIGGSINGEGSLTLEVEGVGENAYLSKIIQMVQNAQEAKSKTQKLSDRAAKYLTISALTVGFATLAAWLIVGFDLQFAITRMATVMIITCPHALGLAIPLVVSVSTAKSAQNGLLIQNRTAFEQARKINAIVFDKTGTLTEGTFTVTEVSRTETAQIGKEEIVKLAASLETYSEHPIGKSIVAYAQEQSIELIPVEDAKAIKGKGISGTIQGRTILVASPSHVRELGFEIPPNSEEKAVTRVFVVSDDMLIGSIILSDTIREQSYQAISSLQKMGITCWMLTGDNEATAQAVSNELGMDGYFAEVLPDEKQTKIKELQNRGLFVAMTGDGVNDSPALAQADVGIAIGSGTDVAASTADIILVHSNPQDIVTLIQFGKATYRKMIQNLIWATAYNILAIPLAAGVLYSLGFVLQPEVGAILMTLSTVIVAVNARLLNISKEPAN, encoded by the coding sequence ATGAAACATCAGATGAATCATACAGAACATCACCGAATGATGATCAAGGATTTTAGAAACCGGTTCTATTTCAGCTTGGCACTCACCCTGCCTATCCTTGCATTGACGCCGTTGGTACAAAACGCCATGGGATTCAAGTGGACTTTTCCCGGTGCAGACTGTGTAGTTTTTTCTTTAGCCACCATTCTCTATATTGCCGGAGGATGGCCTTTCCTCTCCGGGATGGTTGAAGAACTGAAAGAGAAATCCCCTGGGATGATGACACTCATTGGTATGGCCATTACCGTCGCCTATGGGTACAGTACCGCAGTTACCTTCGGCCTATCGGGAACAGCTTTTTATTGGGAGCTGGCGACCTTGATAGCCATCATGCTGGCAGGCCACTGGATCGAGATGAGCAGTGTGGTTGGGGCTTCCGCTGCGCTTGAAAAATTAGCTCGCCTCATGCCTGCAACGGCGCACAAGAAAGAAGGAGAAACCATACAGGATGTCCCCACACAACAGATACAGAATGGCGATTTCCTGGTGGTAAAGCCCGGAGAAAAAATACCAGCAGATGGACACATAACCGAAGGTGAGAGCTATGTGAATGAATCGATGATTACCGGTGAATCTCGTCCTGTCCATCGCAAAGAGGGAGATAAGCTGATCGGAGGGTCGATCAATGGAGAGGGAAGCCTTACCCTGGAAGTTGAAGGGGTTGGTGAAAATGCGTATCTCTCAAAGATTATCCAGATGGTACAAAATGCACAGGAAGCAAAATCAAAAACCCAGAAACTCAGCGACCGTGCTGCAAAATACCTGACCATCTCCGCACTGACTGTTGGCTTTGCCACCTTGGCCGCATGGTTGATTGTTGGCTTTGACCTGCAATTCGCCATTACACGAATGGCAACTGTCATGATTATCACCTGCCCTCACGCTCTTGGCCTTGCCATACCCCTCGTTGTATCGGTATCTACTGCAAAATCAGCACAGAACGGACTGCTTATACAGAACAGGACAGCCTTTGAACAGGCACGGAAGATCAATGCCATCGTATTCGACAAGACTGGAACCCTTACTGAAGGAACCTTTACGGTTACCGAAGTCAGCAGAACCGAGACTGCCCAGATAGGGAAAGAGGAAATAGTAAAGCTTGCTGCGTCTCTGGAAACCTATTCGGAACACCCTATCGGTAAAAGCATTGTAGCATACGCTCAAGAGCAATCGATCGAGCTTATTCCTGTAGAGGATGCGAAGGCGATCAAGGGAAAGGGGATCAGCGGCACAATCCAAGGAAGAACCATCCTGGTAGCCAGTCCATCACACGTCCGTGAGCTCGGTTTTGAAATTCCCCCAAACAGTGAGGAGAAAGCTGTTACCCGCGTATTTGTCGTTTCTGATGACATGCTCATTGGCTCCATCATTCTTAGTGACACAATCCGTGAGCAATCGTATCAAGCCATTTCGTCCTTGCAGAAGATGGGGATTACATGCTGGATGCTCACAGGGGATAATGAGGCAACAGCGCAAGCTGTTTCCAATGAACTGGGCATGGATGGCTATTTTGCAGAGGTATTGCCCGACGAAAAACAAACAAAAATCAAGGAGCTGCAAAACAGGGGCTTGTTCGTAGCAATGACAGGTGACGGGGTCAATGATTCCCCCGCTCTAGCCCAAGCAGATGTAGGTATTGCAATCGGTTCCGGAACCGATGTGGCGGCTTCTACAGCGGACATCATACTCGTACACTCCAATCCACAGGATATTGTCACGCTTATCCAGTTCGGGAAGGCAACATACCGGAAGATGATCCAGAACCTCATATGGGCAACAGCATATAATATACTGGCCATCCCATTGGCTGCAGGGGTGCTGTACTCTCTTGGATTCGTACTGCAGCCAGAGGTAGGAGCAATCTTGATGACACTCTCTACTGTGATTGTTGCTGTTAATGCACGCTTATTGAACATCTCAAAAGAACCAGCGAACTAA
- a CDS encoding LDCC motif putative metal-binding protein — MGLRNNLKQWWNGYLERMAEANERSFGSQRLDCCVLNQTPEPRRTPRNSSSNFMSQEKETQ; from the coding sequence ATGGGACTGAGAAACAATCTAAAACAATGGTGGAATGGGTATCTGGAACGTATGGCTGAAGCTAATGAGCGCAGTTTTGGAAGCCAGCGACTCGATTGTTGTGTACTCAACCAGACCCCTGAGCCCAGAAGGACACCTAGAAACTCAAGCAGTAATTTCATGAGCCAAGAAAAGGAGACGCAATGA
- a CDS encoding glycosyltransferase family 4 protein, whose amino-acid sequence MRILLTTDAFTPTTNGVVTSIVNLRQGLTQAGHEVRILTLAHAHTSHYQDGVWYLGSLSSDRLYPGTRIRGTFAKKIVREIIRWSPDVVHSQCEFSTFSLAKRIAYASVAPLVHTYHTLYEDYTDYFSPSERLGHIMAQRFSKRILSKVDYVIAPTAKTKRLLRSYGVDGPIDVVPSGIDLARFSPSNKDKEIETLRASLGIPKDNFVLVYVGRLAVEKRIEELIANFSPEKPNRTLLLVGDGPQRQTLEQMVAARGLQKHVIFAGMQKQADIPAYYHLGNVFCSASTSEAQGLTYIEALASGLPVLCRADDCLTEVVRDGENGWQYRTNEEFHHYLDLLSNDEPLRLRLSEQALRTSKPFDTQTFAASLLFIYEKLIKQSKIHTA is encoded by the coding sequence ATGAGAATTTTGCTTACAACGGACGCTTTTACTCCAACCACAAACGGGGTTGTCACCTCTATCGTCAACCTCAGGCAGGGACTCACCCAGGCAGGACATGAAGTTCGCATCCTTACCCTTGCCCATGCACATACATCCCATTACCAAGATGGAGTCTGGTACCTCGGATCGTTGAGCTCTGACCGGCTCTATCCCGGTACCCGTATCCGTGGAACATTTGCAAAGAAGATTGTACGGGAAATCATCAGGTGGAGTCCTGATGTAGTGCACTCCCAATGTGAATTCAGCACCTTTTCCCTTGCCAAACGTATAGCCTATGCATCAGTGGCTCCTCTGGTCCATACCTACCATACGCTGTATGAGGACTACACCGATTACTTTTCTCCCAGTGAACGATTAGGGCATATCATGGCCCAACGGTTCTCAAAGAGAATCCTCTCCAAGGTTGACTATGTCATTGCCCCTACAGCGAAGACAAAACGCTTATTACGCTCATATGGGGTGGACGGCCCGATTGATGTTGTCCCCAGCGGAATCGACCTTGCACGATTCTCTCCCTCCAATAAGGACAAGGAAATTGAAACATTACGGGCTTCTCTTGGAATACCAAAGGATAATTTCGTACTGGTGTATGTAGGTCGTCTGGCTGTAGAGAAGCGGATAGAGGAGCTGATCGCCAACTTCTCTCCGGAGAAACCAAATCGTACACTGTTGCTGGTTGGGGATGGACCACAGAGACAAACCCTGGAGCAGATGGTAGCTGCACGTGGATTACAAAAGCATGTGATTTTTGCAGGCATGCAGAAACAAGCCGATATTCCTGCCTATTATCATTTGGGCAATGTCTTTTGCAGCGCATCAACAAGCGAGGCACAGGGATTGACGTATATTGAAGCCTTGGCCTCTGGACTCCCTGTGCTCTGCCGTGCTGACGATTGCCTTACAGAAGTGGTACGTGATGGGGAGAATGGATGGCAATATCGCACGAATGAGGAGTTTCACCACTATCTTGACCTCCTGAGCAATGATGAACCACTTCGCCTCAGGCTCAGCGAACAAGCATTACGTACAAGCAAACCCTTTGATACACAGACATTTGCTGCTTCCCTGCTCTTCATCTATGAGAAGCTGATCAAGCAAAGCAAGATACATACAGCCTAG
- a CDS encoding 2Fe-2S iron-sulfur cluster binding domain-containing protein produces the protein MIVTLLISIGIISLISVFLAILLVIADATIGNYGVVKISINDGSKELEVQGGQPLLKALNQEGVFIPSACGGRGSCGMCKVRVVSGGGDYLPTELPWISDEEKERNVRLSCQFKVKQDVAIVIPEELFLVKEFKTTVESIRDLTHDIKEVRLRLKEPAEISAKAGQYIQFEVPEYELTDERVYRAYSMASSPDDKNHVELEIRLVPNGICTTYVHQHLKEGDEIIINGPYGDFFLRDTDKHIIFIAGGSGMAPIKSMLLDMEKKGVTRKASYFFGARSKRDLFLLDEMRALEEKMPNFTFIPALSEPQEEDNWDGEVGLITDVVRRMVSEGANSEAYLCGSPGMIDACIKVLDEVGVLPENIFYDKFS, from the coding sequence ATGATTGTAACACTACTGATCAGTATCGGAATCATCAGCCTCATCTCGGTCTTCCTGGCAATCTTGCTAGTAATCGCAGATGCAACCATAGGTAACTATGGTGTGGTAAAAATCTCAATCAATGATGGCTCGAAGGAGTTGGAAGTCCAAGGAGGCCAGCCATTGCTCAAAGCCCTCAACCAGGAGGGGGTTTTCATCCCATCAGCATGTGGAGGACGTGGCTCTTGTGGAATGTGCAAGGTAAGGGTTGTCAGTGGAGGAGGAGACTATCTCCCCACTGAGCTACCCTGGATATCCGATGAGGAAAAGGAAAGGAATGTAAGACTCTCCTGCCAGTTCAAAGTGAAACAGGATGTCGCCATCGTCATCCCTGAGGAACTCTTCCTGGTCAAGGAATTCAAGACAACTGTAGAGAGTATCAGGGACCTGACCCATGACATCAAGGAAGTGAGACTTCGCTTGAAAGAACCAGCCGAGATTTCTGCAAAAGCTGGACAGTATATCCAGTTTGAGGTTCCTGAATATGAACTGACCGATGAGAGAGTCTACCGTGCCTACTCCATGGCCTCTTCTCCAGATGACAAAAACCATGTGGAGCTAGAGATACGCCTGGTGCCGAACGGTATCTGTACCACCTATGTGCATCAACATCTCAAGGAAGGTGATGAGATCATCATCAATGGACCATACGGTGATTTCTTCCTACGCGATACCGATAAGCATATCATCTTCATCGCTGGCGGTTCGGGAATGGCCCCGATCAAATCGATGTTGCTTGACATGGAAAAAAAAGGTGTTACACGAAAGGCTTCCTACTTCTTTGGTGCTCGCTCAAAACGAGACCTGTTCTTGCTTGATGAGATGCGGGCTCTGGAAGAAAAGATGCCGAATTTCACCTTCATCCCCGCACTCAGCGAACCACAAGAGGAAGATAATTGGGATGGGGAGGTTGGCCTTATCACTGATGTGGTGAGAAGGATGGTGAGTGAAGGCGCCAATAGTGAAGCATACCTCTGTGGCAGCCCAGGGATGATTGATGCTTGTATAAAGGTGTTGGATGAGGTGGGCGTCCTCCCGGAAAATATCTTCTACGATAAATTCTCATAA
- a CDS encoding Rnf-Nqr domain containing protein gives MTDSLMPFAVFFASIFTGNILLTNYLGMCSFLSVSKELKTSTGLGMAVIFVMATTTPLNWIVYQYLLIPYNLEYLRFIVFIIVIAAFVQLTEMTLERYSEPLYQSLGIFLPLITVNCAILGVSLFMVIREYTLLTSFFFGLGSGIGWFIAIIAMAGIRQKLKNAKIPPGLEGPGITLVIAGFMAMAFMGFSGMIAIS, from the coding sequence ATGACTGATTCATTGATGCCCTTTGCTGTTTTCTTCGCCTCAATTTTTACCGGGAATATCCTCCTTACCAATTACCTGGGGATGTGTTCCTTCCTCTCAGTCTCAAAGGAACTGAAGACTTCTACAGGGCTGGGGATGGCAGTCATCTTTGTCATGGCAACGACCACTCCCCTGAACTGGATTGTGTATCAGTACCTGCTTATTCCATACAATCTGGAGTATCTCAGGTTTATTGTATTCATCATTGTCATAGCTGCATTTGTACAGCTAACGGAGATGACACTGGAGCGATACAGCGAGCCGCTGTACCAATCGCTGGGTATCTTCCTCCCGCTGATAACGGTCAACTGTGCAATCCTAGGCGTAAGTCTTTTCATGGTTATCAGGGAGTATACCCTGCTTACGTCCTTCTTCTTTGGACTGGGAAGCGGAATTGGATGGTTTATCGCCATTATAGCAATGGCAGGGATCAGGCAGAAACTGAAGAATGCCAAGATTCCCCCAGGACTGGAAGGCCCGGGAATCACTTTGGTAATTGCTGGATTCATGGCCATGGCATTCATGGGATTCTCCGGCATGATCGCCATATCCTAA
- a CDS encoding NADH:ubiquinone reductase (Na(+)-transporting) subunit D, which produces MASKLLRKTFMEPLGKNNPVFVQILGICSTLAVTNKLQNTMVMTLGVMFTTALSSLTISILRNYIPSRIRMMVETMVIATFVIIVDIVLKAFYPEMWKQLGPYVGLIITNCIIMGRIEAFALQNKPMLSLVDGLASGLGYAYVLLAIAFVRELLGTGSLWGFQILGSWWTNWSIMIMPPGGFFVLAIIIWIIREKIMKEAKND; this is translated from the coding sequence ATGGCCAGTAAACTGCTACGAAAAACGTTTATGGAACCACTGGGAAAGAACAACCCTGTGTTTGTCCAGATCCTTGGCATCTGCTCCACACTTGCAGTAACGAACAAGTTGCAGAATACCATGGTCATGACCTTGGGGGTGATGTTCACCACAGCCCTCTCCAGTCTGACCATATCAATACTGAGAAACTATATTCCATCACGAATCCGAATGATGGTGGAGACCATGGTGATTGCAACCTTCGTCATCATCGTGGATATCGTCCTCAAGGCCTTTTACCCGGAGATGTGGAAGCAACTCGGCCCCTACGTTGGATTGATCATCACCAACTGTATCATCATGGGTAGGATCGAGGCCTTTGCCTTGCAGAACAAACCCATGCTCTCTTTGGTTGATGGATTAGCCTCCGGCTTGGGCTATGCCTACGTGTTGCTGGCAATCGCATTCGTGAGAGAGTTGCTGGGAACGGGAAGCCTTTGGGGTTTCCAGATTCTTGGCTCCTGGTGGACAAACTGGTCCATCATGATCATGCCTCCCGGCGGCTTCTTCGTGTTGGCAATCATTATCTGGATTATTCGAGAAAAAATCATGAAGGAGGCCAAGAATGACTGA
- a CDS encoding FMN-binding protein — MKAKRTFYSERIYPLLFMFAVTFFCILITSGLQLATEDRATANELAFTRRAILNAGGVAFENTTEGIEEAFQSKIDEQDGYYIADSDSGKRYIIPVEGPGLWGAITIMAGFEEDLSTFSGIAIVSQNETPGLGARIEEPWFTEQFRGKQAPFTLVEEGTADAPTEVDAITGATRTSEYFKNITNRAANDAKQIIGGE; from the coding sequence ATGAAAGCAAAAAGAACGTTCTACAGCGAGCGTATATACCCGCTCCTCTTCATGTTCGCAGTTACATTCTTCTGTATTCTTATAACCTCCGGTCTGCAACTTGCTACCGAGGATAGGGCAACAGCGAACGAACTTGCATTCACCAGAAGGGCAATCCTGAATGCCGGTGGTGTTGCATTTGAGAACACCACCGAAGGGATTGAGGAAGCGTTCCAAAGCAAGATTGATGAACAGGATGGGTACTACATCGCAGACAGCGATAGTGGCAAACGCTATATCATCCCCGTGGAAGGTCCAGGGCTGTGGGGAGCCATTACTATTATGGCTGGGTTTGAGGAAGACCTGAGCACTTTCTCCGGTATCGCCATTGTAAGCCAAAATGAAACCCCTGGGCTCGGGGCTCGTATAGAGGAACCTTGGTTTACCGAACAGTTCAGAGGCAAGCAAGCCCCCTTCACGTTGGTTGAAGAAGGTACAGCCGATGCGCCAACTGAGGTGGACGCCATTACCGGGGCTACCCGCACTTCAGAGTACTTCAAGAATATCACAAACCGTGCTGCAAATGATGCAAAACAAATCATTGGAGGTGAGTAG
- a CDS encoding RnfABCDGE type electron transport complex subunit D, with amino-acid sequence MKIQKQQAMRTVLYALAPLCLAAIYFFGWRFIAILVVVGATGLLCEWLMARRYGFKITESLFVSCTLFALSLPPTIPLWIAAVGIAFGIIFGKMIFGGFGRNIFNPAITARAFVYISFGVPMTAAFVGNATQKGFFPAGLGSWISQADSVSAATPLATGDASLLELFLGFTSGSFGETSVILILLGGLFIVFKKVANWKIVVASLTSFLLLQSVFWASGLQLATESGMKDVADPLTALLGGSFLFAAFFMITDPVSSSQTTDTGRWIYGAVFGILTVLIRTFANWVEGVTFAILLANMFAPLLDTLLKGAKAKKKLKKAEGGKA; translated from the coding sequence GTGAAAATTCAAAAACAACAAGCAATGCGCACCGTACTCTATGCGCTTGCGCCACTCTGCCTTGCTGCAATTTATTTTTTCGGCTGGCGTTTTATCGCCATCTTGGTAGTTGTAGGGGCAACGGGACTGTTATGTGAATGGCTCATGGCACGCCGCTATGGCTTCAAGATCACCGAGTCCCTGTTTGTCTCGTGCACGCTCTTTGCGCTCTCACTACCGCCTACCATCCCTCTTTGGATCGCAGCGGTAGGCATTGCATTTGGAATCATCTTCGGGAAGATGATCTTCGGTGGGTTTGGAAGAAATATTTTCAATCCTGCAATCACAGCGCGTGCATTCGTCTATATCAGTTTCGGGGTTCCAATGACAGCAGCGTTTGTCGGCAATGCAACACAAAAGGGATTCTTCCCTGCCGGCCTTGGCTCCTGGATAAGCCAAGCAGACAGTGTTTCTGCTGCTACACCATTGGCAACCGGGGATGCTTCATTACTTGAACTATTCCTTGGATTCACCAGCGGTAGCTTTGGGGAAACAAGTGTCATCCTTATACTGCTTGGGGGACTGTTTATCGTGTTCAAGAAAGTTGCAAACTGGAAAATTGTTGTTGCTTCACTTACCTCATTTCTGCTATTGCAGAGCGTATTTTGGGCCAGTGGGCTCCAACTAGCTACAGAGAGCGGGATGAAAGATGTCGCAGACCCCCTTACAGCCCTTCTCGGAGGTAGCTTTCTTTTTGCTGCATTCTTTATGATCACCGACCCTGTCTCTTCTTCCCAGACAACAGATACAGGTAGATGGATATATGGTGCTGTCTTTGGCATACTCACTGTTTTGATTCGCACTTTTGCAAACTGGGTTGAAGGGGTCACGTTCGCCATCCTTCTAGCAAACATGTTTGCTCCCTTGCTCGATACCCTGCTTAAAGGGGCCAAGGCAAAGAAAAAGCTGAAGAAGGCAGAAGGAGGAAAAGCATGA
- a CDS encoding LuxR C-terminal-related transcriptional regulator, translating into MMLYAIIASVACVTYIYLGILILVFGKDSSTQKSFAVLCAMLALWSFGCAGRNIVQTEQWTSFFDRLYYTGSELFILAGIIFILFLSERQRVPLYRMLVLVIMLRIGIYQTANWGWNMLARDFPSGSWFVSHQLLSAFESLLIPLIALIWGRTTTLHREQIQSRIIVISTICGTSIGVLVDFLSGFKGHNPISCTIPVLWMVAVCYAIIRYGLMQFAPVYVNRELIKHMDRAVFMIDSVWNITDCNAAARSLIGQPENLRHTTPMEDVFLESKAIQRKVTALLATGEHNFSHTGFLLASEGKTVPVVTSFSLISDKWGDRIGLLGFCLPKFDLNAFISRYHLSERQADILQHIVNGRTQLQTAEALFISLATVKTHTTSLYNRLGISSRSELYAMLRGESQEE; encoded by the coding sequence ATGATGCTATATGCGATAATTGCAAGTGTTGCATGTGTGACCTATATCTATCTAGGGATCCTCATTTTGGTATTCGGGAAAGATTCTTCTACCCAGAAAAGCTTTGCTGTACTCTGTGCCATGCTTGCCCTCTGGTCGTTTGGATGTGCAGGGCGTAATATCGTTCAGACAGAACAATGGACCTCTTTCTTCGACCGACTCTATTATACCGGTTCTGAGTTGTTTATTCTTGCCGGCATCATATTCATCCTGTTCCTATCGGAACGTCAGCGAGTACCTCTCTACCGCATGCTTGTATTGGTCATCATGCTTCGCATTGGTATCTATCAAACTGCGAATTGGGGTTGGAATATGCTTGCTCGGGACTTCCCCTCAGGGTCTTGGTTTGTGTCACACCAACTTCTTTCCGCTTTTGAGTCATTGTTGATTCCCCTTATTGCCCTGATTTGGGGACGAACAACCACACTGCACAGGGAGCAAATACAATCTCGAATCATTGTCATCAGTACCATATGTGGAACAAGCATCGGAGTACTGGTCGATTTTCTCTCCGGGTTCAAGGGACACAATCCCATTTCTTGCACAATCCCTGTACTATGGATGGTTGCAGTGTGCTATGCAATCATACGATATGGCCTTATGCAATTTGCACCTGTATATGTGAATCGGGAACTGATCAAACACATGGATCGCGCAGTATTCATGATTGATTCAGTTTGGAACATTACCGATTGCAATGCAGCTGCACGTTCCCTGATAGGCCAACCTGAAAATCTACGGCATACTACACCGATGGAGGACGTGTTTCTTGAAAGTAAGGCAATCCAGAGGAAAGTGACCGCGTTACTGGCCACAGGAGAGCACAACTTCTCCCACACAGGATTTCTTCTTGCCTCAGAGGGGAAAACGGTCCCCGTGGTGACAAGCTTCTCGCTCATCAGTGACAAGTGGGGAGACAGAATTGGACTTCTCGGATTCTGCCTCCCCAAGTTTGACCTGAACGCTTTCATCTCACGCTATCATTTAAGTGAAAGACAGGCTGATATCTTACAGCATATTGTGAACGGAAGGACCCAGTTGCAGACAGCTGAAGCCTTGTTCATCAGTCTTGCTACGGTTAAGACCCATACAACCAGTCTCTACAACAGGCTGGGAATCTCGAGCCGGAGTGAGCTCTATGCCATGCTTAGGGGAGAGAGTCAGGAAGAGTAG